CCAGGTCACCGACTCCACCGTGGGCGGCGGAATCATCGCCTTCGGCGCCGTCGTCGCGATCGCCTCGGTCGTCCTCGCCGTGATGTACGGCCAGACCCGCATCCTGATGTCGATGTCCCGCGACGGCCTGATCCCGCGCGTCTTCGAACGCGTCTCGCCGAAGACGGCGACCCCTGTCGCCAACACCTGGATCGTCGCGCTCGTCTTCGCGGTGCCCGCGGCCTTCTCCTCGCTCGACATCGTCGTGAACCTGACGACCATCGGCGCGGCCGCGACCATGGCCGTCGTCAATATCGCGGTGATCGTCCTGCGCCGCAGCCACCCGGAGCTCGAGCGTTCCTTCCGGGTGCCGTTCTACCCGGTCAGCCCGCTGGTGGGCATGGCGTTCTGTGTGTACCTGATGTACGGAACGGGCTGGACGACCTGGGTCCAGTTCATCGTCTTCGTCGTGGTCGGACTGGTCGTGTACGCGCTCTACGGGCGCCGCAACTCCCGCCTCACCGACCCCGGCACCGACCCCGTCAGTCCCGCCCCGGCAGCGTGAACCAGATCGCCTTGCCGTGCGCGGTGGGGCGGTGGCCGTAGGACGAGGAGAGGGTGCGGATCAGCAGCAGTCCGCGCCCGTGCTCCTGCCAGGGGTCGGGCTCGCCCGCGGGTTCGCTGCGTACGAGATCGCCGGGGGCGACCGGATCGCGGTCGTGCACCTCGACCTGGCAGCCCGTCGGGAGCAGCTCGACGACCAGCTCGATCGGGTCGTCGCCGTCCGTGTGCTCCACCGCGTTGGCCACCAGCTCCGCCGTCAGGAGCTCGGCCGTGTCGCTGTCCGCCGCGCTGCCGTCGCCCGCCGCGATGTCCGCGAGCGCGGTGCGGATCAGGGCGCGGGCGATCGGCACGGCCGCGGTGGTGTGCGGCAGCGCGATGCGCCATGAGGCGGGGCGGGAGGTGTCGGACACGCTGAGCTTCATCTCCGTACGGTCGGGGGTGCGTCGTGTTCGTCGAGTGTTCAACGGTACGGAGCGGACCTGTGTGCGAGTAGAGGCCGCAGTCTCCCCGGGGGCGGGACCTTCGGCGCGCTTTGCTGCATTCCCTTTATTGCGCGCTCGTGACGGGGGTCACGAACAGGTGATAACTTCTAGGGACCGGCAGCCCTCCGACCGAAGGAGGCCGCACGTCATGAGCCCCTTTACAGGCTCCACACCCCGTACCGGCGAGTGGCAGCATCTGCGTCTCGCCGTCGACGGCGGGGTCGCCACCGTCACCCTCGCCCGGCCCGAGAAACTCAACGCCCTCACCTTCGGCGCCTACGCCGACCTGCGCGATCTCCTCGCCGAGCTCTCCCGCGAGCGTGCGGTGCGCGCCCTGGTCTTGGGCGGCGAGGGGCGCGGCTTCTGCTCCGGCGGTGACGTCGACGAGATCATCGGCGCGACGCTCGCCATGGACACCGCACAGCTCCTCGACTTCAACCGGATGACCGGGCAGGTCGTACGGGCCCTGCGCGAATGCCCCTTCCCGGTCATCGCCGCGGTCCACGGCGTCGCGGCGGGCGCGGGCGCCGTCCTCGCACTGGCCGCGGACTTCCGGATCGCCGACCCCTCCACCCGGTTCGCCTTCCTCTTCACCAAGGTGGGGCTCTCCGGGGGCGACATGGGGGCGGCGTATCTGCTGCCGCGCGTGGTCGGGCTCGGGCACGCCACCCGGCTGCTGATGCTCGGTGACCCGGTCCGTGCCCATGAGGCCGAACGCATCGGCCTGGTCAGCGAGTTGGCGGCCGAGGGCCGTGCCGGTGAGGCCGCCGCCGCGCTCGCCCGCAGGCTCGCCGAGGGGCCGGCCCTCGCGTACGCACAGACCAAGGCGCTGCTCACCGCCGAGCTCGACATGCCCCTCGCGGCCGCGGTCGAGCTCGACGCCGCCACCCAGGCGCTCCTGATGAACGGCGAGGACTACGCCGAGTTCCACGCCGCCTTCACCGAGAAGCGGCCGCCGAAATGGCAGGGGAGGTAGCCGGGATGCGTGTCGCGGTCATCGGCGGCGGACCCGGCGGGCTGTACGCCGCGGCCCTCCTGAAGCGGCTCGACCCCACCCGCTCCGTCACCGTCTGGGAGCGCAACGCCCCCGACGACACCTTCGGCTTCGGCGTCGTCCTCTCCGACGAGACCCTCGGCGGCATCCAGCACGCGGACCCCGTCGTCTACGCCGCGCTCCAGAAGGAGTTCGTGCGCTGGGACGACATCGACGTCGTCCACCGGGGCACGACCCTGACCTCCGGCGGCCACGGCTTCTCGGCGCTCGGCCGGCGCCGTCTCCTGGAGATCCTGCACGAGCGCTGCCGCTCGCTGGGTGTCGACCTCCGGTTCCGCAACGAGGCGCCGCCCGCTGCCGAACTCGCCCTGGAACACGATCTGGTGATCGCGGCCGACGGGGTGCACAGCGCGACCCGCACCGCGCACGCCGACGTCTTCGCGCCCCGCCTCACCACCCACCGCTGCCGCTACATCTGGCTCTCCGCCGACTTCGCCTTCGATGCCTTCCGTTTCGAGATCGCCGAGACCGAACACGGCGTGATGCAGCTGCACGGCTACCCGTATGCGGCCGACGCCTCCACCGTCATCGTCGAGATGCGCGAGGAGGTGTGGCGGGCGGCCGGCCTTGACACCTGCGACGAGCAGGAGTCGACGGAACGCTGCGCGAAGATCTTCGCGGACGCGCTGGGCGGACGTGCCCTGCGCGGCAACAACTCGACGTGGACCGCGTTCCGCACCGTCGTCAACGACCGCTGGTCGCACGGCAGTACGGTCCTGATCGGCGACGCCGCCCACACCGCCCATTTCTCCATCGGCTCCGGTACGAAGCTGGCGGTCGAGGACGCCCTCGCCCTCGTCGCCTGCATCGAGGAACAGCCCGACCTCCCCACCGCGCTCGCCGCGTACGAGAGCGAACGCCGCCCCGTCGTCGCCTCCACACAGCGTGCCGCGCAGGCCAGCCTGGAGTGGTTCGAGCAGCTGGAGACGTACGTCGGTCAGCCGCCGCGCCAGTTCGCCTTCAACCTCCTCACCCGCAGCCGCCGTGTCACCCACGACAACCTGCGCCTGCGCGACCCCGCCTTCACCGATGCGGTGGAGCGCGCCTTCGGCTGTGAGCAGGACACACCCCCGATGTTCACGCCCTTCCGGCTGCGCCGACTGACCCTGCGCAACCGGGTCGTCGTCTCGCCGATGGACATGTACTCCGCCACGCACGGCGTCCCCGGCGACTTCCACCTCGTTCACCTGGGCGCGCGGGCGCTCGGCGGGGCGGGTCTCGTCATGACGGAGATGGTGTGCGTCAGCCCGGAGGGCCGCATCACACCGGGCTGTGCGGGCCTCTACACCCCGGAACAGGCCACGGCCTGGCGCCGTATCGCCGACTTCGTGCACACGCAGTCGCCGGGGACGGCCATCGGAGTCCAGCTGGGCCACTCGGGCCGCAAGGGATCGACCCGCCTGATGTGGGAGGGCATGGACCAGCCGCTCCCGGACGGCGAGAACTGGCCCCTGTCGGCCGCCTCCCCCCTCCCGTACCTGCGCGGCGTCAGCCAGACCCCGCACCAGCTCGACCGCACCGGACTCATCGACATCCGCGAACAGTTCGCGGCAGCGGCCTGGCGTGCGGCCCGCTGCGGCTTCGACCTCCTCGAACTCCACTGCGCTCACGGCTACTTGCTGTCCGGATTCCTCTCCCCGCTGACCAATCAACGAACCGACGGTTACGGCGGTTCCCTGGCCGCCCGCCTGCGCTTCCCCCTGGAGGTCTTCGACGCGGTACGCGGCATCTGGCCGGACGACCGCCCGATGACGGTCCGTATCTCGGCCACGGACTGGGCGGACGGCGGCACGACCGCAGAGGAGGCGGTGGAGATCGCCCGGGCCTTCGCCGACCACGGCGCGGACGCGATCGACGTGTCCACGGGACAGGTCGTCGCCGACGAGCAGCCCGCCTACGGCCGCTCGTACCAGACCCCCTACGCGGACCGCATCCGCAACGAGCTGGGCATCCCGGTGATCGCGGTCGGTGCGATCTCCTCCTGGGACGACGTCAACTCGCTGCTCCTGGCGGGCCGTTCGGACCTCTGCGCGCTGGCCCGCCCCCACCTCCACGACCCGAACTGGACGCTGCACGCGGCGGCCGACCAGGAGTACAAGGGCCCGGGTGCCCCGTGGCCCCTCCCGTACCAGGCGGGCAGCCGCCGCCCCCAGACAGGAAGGACGGACGGCCCGAAGCCGCGGCTCACTCTGGCGTGAGGCAGTCGTGGCACAGGCACGGGTCGGGGTGCGGTACGCCGCCCCAGTGCGAGGCGCGGTACTCGCGCGAGACCCGCTCGAAGAACCGGGCGCGCTCGTCGGCCTGTTCACGGCCGCCGTACCCGAGCCAGCTGTCCTCGTAGCGGCGCAGCACCGCCGGGCTGTAGACGAGTTCGGCCCGGAAGCCATGCAGATTGCGGGCCGCCATGTCGATGGTGATGTACGCCCCGGTGTGCCGCCCGTGCCCGACGGTGGTCACCTGCTCCCAGCCCATGCCCGGATGGCCCCCGATGACGTACACCTTCGCCCCGCCCCGGTACGACTTGGTCCCCGGCCGCAGCTCCTGGCCGCCCTCGCCGTACCGCCGGTGGAACACGACGTTCGCGGCGACCAGCCAGACCGGCTCGGGCCCCTCGCTCATGATGCGGTGACGATGACGCGGTCGGTGACCGGGCGGTACCCGATGCGCTGGTAGACCCCGTTGCTGGTCGGGTTGGCCAGGTCGGTGAAGAGCAGCACCTCCGCCGCGCCCGCGTCCTGCGCCGCCCGGCTCACCTCCGCCGTGACCGCCGCCGCGTAGCCGTGGCCGCGCAGTTCGGGCGGGGTGTAGACCGGGGCGACGCGGACCGAGCCCGCGACCGGGCGGATCGCTCCGGCCAGCGACACCGGTGTCCCTTCGTGCTCCCAGAGCGTCAGGCCGCCGTACGAGAGCCGGTCGGTCACCGCCTCCTCGACGTGCGCATCAGCCCGGTCGGTACCGGTGTCACGGGCGAACGCGTGTAGCCACTCCACCAGGAGCTCGCGGTCGGATTCCGTGGCGATGCGAGCGCGGCCCGGTGGGGCGGGGGAGGGCGGGGTCAACTCGTCGAGGCGGTAAAGGCGTTGTTCCAGCAGGGTCCTGCGCTCGGGCCAGTCCGCCGTCAGCGCATCGAGCTCGGAGGGCCGCGCATTGACCGTGGTCGCGCCCAGCTTCCGTATCTCCGCGGCCAGCGGCGCGAGCGCCTCTTCGGGCACCACGCCCACCTGGAAGGGGTGCGGCGGAGTCCACACCGCGGTCCCTTCGACGGCGCCGTCGCGCCCGCGCCACCAGCCGAACACGGGGGCGTCGTCGCCGTAGATGTGGAGGCCGCGCTTCTTGAGGCCGGCCGTGATGGTCAGGATCAGCGTGTTCTCCGCCGGATGCGTGGCGGCCGCGTCGCCCGCCGTCGCCAGGAAAGCGTCGAGATCCTCAGTGAAGGTCCAGGTCATCGCTTCATGATGCCGAGGAGCCCGGTCTTCAGCACCCCAGTTTCGCGAACCCCGCCCCGGCGTCCCGCAGCCGCCCGTGCAGCGCCGCGAAGACCTGCGCCGCACGCCCGCCCGGCCAGTCGTGCGGAAGCAGTTCCGGCGGCAGGCCCGGGTCCGCGTACGGGAGGCGGCGCCAGGAGTCCAGGGCCAGGAGGTAGTCGCGGTAGGCGGACTCGGCGTCGGGCTCGGTGCGTTCCCAGCGGCTCAGCACCGGCTCGTGGCGGTCCAGGAACGCCTCGTACTCCTTGGCGATCGCCCCGAGGTCCCACCACCGCGCCACCGACGCGGCGGTCGCCGTGAAGCCGAGGTGCTCGCCCCTGAACAGGTCGACGTACGGACCGAGTTCGAGCCGCTCCAGGGTGTGCCGCGTCTCCTCGTACAGCGCTGCCGGTGCGATCCACACGCCGGGCGCGGCCGTCCCGAAACCCAGCCCGGCCAGTCGCGAGCGCAGCACATGACGGCGGTCGCGTTCCGACTCGGGGACCGAGAAGACGGCGAGCACCCAGCCGTCCGCGAGCCGTGGCGCGGGCCGTTCGTAGATCCGCCGGTCGCCGTCGTCGAGCAATTGGCGCGCGTCCGGCGACAGCGCGTAGCCCGCGGCGCCCTCCTCCGTGCGGGAGGACTCCAGCAGCCCGCGCCGCTTCAGCCGCGACACCGAGGAGCGCAACGACGGCGCGTCGACGCCCACCGCGGCCAGCAGGCGGATCAGTTCCGCCACGGGGACGGGGCCTGCGGACTCGCGGCCGTACGCGCCGTACAGCGTGACGATCAGGGACCGGGGGGCGTGCAGCTCACTCACGCGATCACTCTAATTCGCGCAGGCGGAAGCGCTGCAGTTTGCCCGTGGGCGTTCGCGGCAGGGCGTCCAGGAAGACGATCTCGCGCGGGCACTTGTACGGCACCAGCTCCTGCCGTACGAACTCCTGCAGCGCCCGCCGGTCGCGCCGCGCGCCCGCCCGCAGCACGGCGTACGCGACCGCCACCTGCCCCCGGTCCTCGTCCGCGCGGCCCACGACGGCCGCCTCCAGCACATCGGGGTGGCGCAGCAGCGCGTCCTCGACCTCGGGGCCCGCGATGTTGTACCCCGCCGAGATGATCATGTCGTCCGCGCGGGCGACGTAGCGGAAGTAGCCGTCGGGCTCGCGGACATAAGTGTCGCCGGTGAGGTTCCAGCCGTCGCGCACGTACTCCAGCTGGCGCGCGTCGGCGAGATAGCGGCAACCGACAGGACCCCGCACCGCGAGCAGCCCCGCCTCCCCGTCCGGCACAGGCTGCCCCGCCCGGTCCACCACCCGCGCCCGCCAGCCCGGCACCGGGACCCCGGTCGTCCCCGGGCGGATCGCGTCGTCCGCCGCCGAGACGAAGATGTGGAGGAGCTCGGTGGCGCCGATGCCGTTGATGATGCGCAGCCCGGTCCGCTCGTGCCAGGCGCGCCAGGTCGCTTCCGTCAGGTTCTCGCCCGCCGAGACACAGCGGCGCAGAGCCGAGATGTCGTACGCGTCCACGTCCGCCAGCATCGCCCGGTAGGCGGTCGGCGCGGTGAACAGGACCGAGACGCGGTGTTCGGCGAGCGCGGGCAACAGCTGCTTGGGACCGGCCTGTTCGAGCAGCAGCGCCGAAGCGCCCGCCCGCATCGGGAAGATGACGAGCCCGCCGAGCCCGAAGGTGAACCCCAGCGGCGGACTGCCCGCGAAGACATCGTCAGGATCGGGCTTGAGGACGTGGCGCGAGAAGGTGTCCGCGATGGCGAGGACGTCCCGGTGGAAGTGCATGCACCCCTTGGGACGCCCGGTGGTCCCCGAGGTGAAGGCGATCAGGGCCACGTCGTCGGAGGAGGTCGGCACGGCCTCGTACACATCGGGCCTGTCCTGCGCCAACTGGCAGAGATCGTCGGGCCCTTCACCCCCGAAGGTGGTGATCCGCAGCCCCGGCACCTCCGCCTTCGCCAGGTCGTCGACCGATCTGATGTCGCACAGCGCATGACTGATCCGTGCGAGGGAGCAGATCGTCGCCAGCTCCTGCGAGCGCTGCGCGGCCAGCACGGTCACCGCGACCGCGCCCGCCTTCATCACGGCGAGCCAACAGGCCGCCAGATGAGGGGTGGTGGGCCCGCGCAGCAGGACGCGGTTGCCGGGTACGACCCCGAGGTCGTCGGTGAGCACATGCGCGATGCGGTCGACTTCGGACCGCAGTTCCCCGTACGTCCAGACCTCGCCGGCGGCGGTACGGAACACGGGCCGGTCCGCGCCGAAGCGCCGTACGGTGCCGTCCAGCAGCTCGGAACCGCAGTTGAGCCGGTCCGGGTAGCGCAGTTCGGGCAGGTCGACGATCAGCTCCGGCCACTGGTCGGCGGGCGGCAGCTGCTCGCGGGGAAAGGTGTCGACGTGCGCTGAGGTCTTCAGCTCCATGACGGGATCGCCCCCTTGTCGCCTGTTGAGCGTATCGTTTACATGACGACAGTCAACGGTCCGCGATAAGACGCGTGAAGAGGGGTTGCCCGGATGCCCGCATTCGCACTGGAACCCGAGCAGCAGGCCTGGTGCGCGGAGCTGCGCACCCTCTCCGCCGAACGGCTGCGCTCCCTGGCGGAGAAGGGCGAGCCGGGCCGCGTGAACCGCCCGCTCCTGGCCGCCTTGGCCGAACTAGGCCTGCTGGAACGCCTGTTCACCTCCGGGGCGCTGGACCTCTGCCTCATGCGCGAATCCCTCGCCCATGGCTGCACGGAGGCCGAGACGGCGCTCGCCCTCCAGGGGCTCGGCACGTACCCCCTGGTCCAGTCGGGCACACGGGCCCAGCAGGACCGCTGGCTCCCGGAGGTCACCGCGGGCCGTGCGGTGGCCGCGTTCGCGCTGAGCGAGCCGGGGGCGGGCTCGGACGCGGGGGCGCTGTCCCTCAACGCCGTACCGCATCAAGGGGGTTGGCGCCTGACCGGCGAGAAGTGCTGGATCTCCAACGCCCCCGAGGCCGACTTCTACACCGTCTTCGCCCGTACGACACAGGGGGCCGGGGCACGCGGCGTCACCGCCTTCCTGGTCCCCGCGGACCGCCCGGGCCTCACCGGCGCGCCGCTCGACATGCTTTCGCCGCACCCGATCGGCGCGCTGACCTTCACAGACGTCCCCGTCGGCCCCGAGGACGTTCTGGGCGACCCCGACCGAGGCTTCCGCGTGGCGATGAACACCCTCAACCTCTTCCGCCCCAGCGTCGGCGCCTTCGCGGTCGGCATGGCACAGGCGGCGTTGGACGCCACGATCGCCCACACCGCACAACGGGCCGCTTTCGGGGGCCTGTTGAAGGACCTCCAGTCGGTGGCCCACCAGGTGGCGGAGATGGCGACCCGCACCGAGGCGGCCCGCCTCCTGGTCTACGCGGCGGCCGCCGCGTACGACGCCGGGGACCCGGGGATCGCGAAGCACTCCGCCATGGCCAAGCTCCTGGCCACCGAGACCGCCCAGTACGTGGTCGACCAGGCCGTCCAGCTCCACGGCGCCCGCGCCCTCCAGCGCGGCCACCTCCTCGAACACCTCTACCGCGAGGTCCGCGCACCCCGGATCTATGAGGGCGCCACCGAGGTCCAACGCACCATCATCGCCAAGGAGTTGTACACCTGATGCCCCTCGACCGCATCAACCCGCCGCACCTCTCCCCGCCGGCCGGCTTCTCGCACGCGGTCGTCGCCACCGGCGCCCGCCTGGTCTTCCTGGCGGGCCAGACCGCGCTGGACGCGGACGGCAAGGTGGTCGGCGACACGCTCCCGGCCCAGTTCCGTACGGCACTCACGAACCTCCTCGCGGCACTGGGGGCGGCGGGCGGCACCCCCGCCGACCTGGCCCGCGTCACGGTCTACGCCACCGACGTCGCCGCGTACCGCATCAACGCGCCCGAACTCGGCCGCATCTGGCGGGAGTTGGCGGGCCGCGACTACCCGGCGATGGCGGTGATCGGCGCGACGCGCCTCTGGGACGAACAGGCCATGGTGGAGCTCGACGGGACGGCCGTACTTCCCTGACACGTCCACCGATACGGGGGTACCCGGATGGCATCACTCGACCGTCCACGACGGAGGTTCGATGCCAATGCGCGCTGTCAGGAAATGGTTCAAGGACAGTCCCGCGGCCCAGACGGTGCTCGGGTTCGTCCTTTTCGCCGCGGTGATCCTTTCGCTCAATTGGGGCCATACGCCCGGCTGGTGGCTCGTCAAGCTGGGGCTCTACATCGCGATCAGCGTCGCTTTCGCCGCCCGCCGCCGGCGCAGGGACGCCGAAGCCGCCGGCACCGACACCGCGACGCTGAAGTCACTGGAGCGCAGGATCCAGCGCGGTACGGTGCCGGAGGACCCGCAGGAGCGGGCCGCCATGCGCCGGCTGGTGCTGCACCGGCTCGACCTGATGAGCCGCACCCGTTGGTCAGTACCCGCCTTCTCCGTCATGCTGGCGCTGGTCGCCGTCCTCGCAGCTGTGACCGGCGACTGGGCCGTGGCCGCGGTCTTCCTCGCGATCAGTGCGGTCGTCACCGGGGCCATGGTGTGGATCCGTCGCCGTGCCGCCCGCAAACTGCACCACTTGGA
The sequence above is drawn from the Streptomyces sp. NBC_01465 genome and encodes:
- a CDS encoding PaaX family transcriptional regulator, which codes for MSELHAPRSLIVTLYGAYGRESAGPVPVAELIRLLAAVGVDAPSLRSSVSRLKRRGLLESSRTEEGAAGYALSPDARQLLDDGDRRIYERPAPRLADGWVLAVFSVPESERDRRHVLRSRLAGLGFGTAAPGVWIAPAALYEETRHTLERLELGPYVDLFRGEHLGFTATAASVARWWDLGAIAKEYEAFLDRHEPVLSRWERTEPDAESAYRDYLLALDSWRRLPYADPGLPPELLPHDWPGGRAAQVFAALHGRLRDAGAGFAKLGC
- a CDS encoding bifunctional salicylyl-CoA 5-hydroxylase/oxidoreductase — translated: MAGEVAGMRVAVIGGGPGGLYAAALLKRLDPTRSVTVWERNAPDDTFGFGVVLSDETLGGIQHADPVVYAALQKEFVRWDDIDVVHRGTTLTSGGHGFSALGRRRLLEILHERCRSLGVDLRFRNEAPPAAELALEHDLVIAADGVHSATRTAHADVFAPRLTTHRCRYIWLSADFAFDAFRFEIAETEHGVMQLHGYPYAADASTVIVEMREEVWRAAGLDTCDEQESTERCAKIFADALGGRALRGNNSTWTAFRTVVNDRWSHGSTVLIGDAAHTAHFSIGSGTKLAVEDALALVACIEEQPDLPTALAAYESERRPVVASTQRAAQASLEWFEQLETYVGQPPRQFAFNLLTRSRRVTHDNLRLRDPAFTDAVERAFGCEQDTPPMFTPFRLRRLTLRNRVVVSPMDMYSATHGVPGDFHLVHLGARALGGAGLVMTEMVCVSPEGRITPGCAGLYTPEQATAWRRIADFVHTQSPGTAIGVQLGHSGRKGSTRLMWEGMDQPLPDGENWPLSAASPLPYLRGVSQTPHQLDRTGLIDIREQFAAAAWRAARCGFDLLELHCAHGYLLSGFLSPLTNQRTDGYGGSLAARLRFPLEVFDAVRGIWPDDRPMTVRISATDWADGGTTAEEAVEIARAFADHGADAIDVSTGQVVADEQPAYGRSYQTPYADRIRNELGIPVIAVGAISSWDDVNSLLLAGRSDLCALARPHLHDPNWTLHAAADQEYKGPGAPWPLPYQAGSRRPQTGRTDGPKPRLTLA
- a CDS encoding enoyl-CoA hydratase family protein codes for the protein MSPFTGSTPRTGEWQHLRLAVDGGVATVTLARPEKLNALTFGAYADLRDLLAELSRERAVRALVLGGEGRGFCSGGDVDEIIGATLAMDTAQLLDFNRMTGQVVRALRECPFPVIAAVHGVAAGAGAVLALAADFRIADPSTRFAFLFTKVGLSGGDMGAAYLLPRVVGLGHATRLLMLGDPVRAHEAERIGLVSELAAEGRAGEAAAALARRLAEGPALAYAQTKALLTAELDMPLAAAVELDAATQALLMNGEDYAEFHAAFTEKRPPKWQGR
- a CDS encoding ATP-binding protein; this encodes MKLSVSDTSRPASWRIALPHTTAAVPIARALIRTALADIAAGDGSAADSDTAELLTAELVANAVEHTDGDDPIELVVELLPTGCQVEVHDRDPVAPGDLVRSEPAGEPDPWQEHGRGLLLIRTLSSSYGHRPTAHGKAIWFTLPGRD
- a CDS encoding acyl-CoA dehydrogenase family protein; translated protein: MPAFALEPEQQAWCAELRTLSAERLRSLAEKGEPGRVNRPLLAALAELGLLERLFTSGALDLCLMRESLAHGCTEAETALALQGLGTYPLVQSGTRAQQDRWLPEVTAGRAVAAFALSEPGAGSDAGALSLNAVPHQGGWRLTGEKCWISNAPEADFYTVFARTTQGAGARGVTAFLVPADRPGLTGAPLDMLSPHPIGALTFTDVPVGPEDVLGDPDRGFRVAMNTLNLFRPSVGAFAVGMAQAALDATIAHTAQRAAFGGLLKDLQSVAHQVAEMATRTEAARLLVYAAAAAYDAGDPGIAKHSAMAKLLATETAQYVVDQAVQLHGARALQRGHLLEHLYREVRAPRIYEGATEVQRTIIAKELYT
- a CDS encoding RidA family protein, with protein sequence MPLDRINPPHLSPPAGFSHAVVATGARLVFLAGQTALDADGKVVGDTLPAQFRTALTNLLAALGAAGGTPADLARVTVYATDVAAYRINAPELGRIWRELAGRDYPAMAVIGATRLWDEQAMVELDGTAVLP
- a CDS encoding GNAT family N-acetyltransferase yields the protein MTWTFTEDLDAFLATAGDAAATHPAENTLILTITAGLKKRGLHIYGDDAPVFGWWRGRDGAVEGTAVWTPPHPFQVGVVPEEALAPLAAEIRKLGATTVNARPSELDALTADWPERRTLLEQRLYRLDELTPPSPAPPGRARIATESDRELLVEWLHAFARDTGTDRADAHVEEAVTDRLSYGGLTLWEHEGTPVSLAGAIRPVAGSVRVAPVYTPPELRGHGYAAAVTAEVSRAAQDAGAAEVLLFTDLANPTSNGVYQRIGYRPVTDRVIVTAS
- a CDS encoding AMP-binding protein; the encoded protein is MELKTSAHVDTFPREQLPPADQWPELIVDLPELRYPDRLNCGSELLDGTVRRFGADRPVFRTAAGEVWTYGELRSEVDRIAHVLTDDLGVVPGNRVLLRGPTTPHLAACWLAVMKAGAVAVTVLAAQRSQELATICSLARISHALCDIRSVDDLAKAEVPGLRITTFGGEGPDDLCQLAQDRPDVYEAVPTSSDDVALIAFTSGTTGRPKGCMHFHRDVLAIADTFSRHVLKPDPDDVFAGSPPLGFTFGLGGLVIFPMRAGASALLLEQAGPKQLLPALAEHRVSVLFTAPTAYRAMLADVDAYDISALRRCVSAGENLTEATWRAWHERTGLRIINGIGATELLHIFVSAADDAIRPGTTGVPVPGWRARVVDRAGQPVPDGEAGLLAVRGPVGCRYLADARQLEYVRDGWNLTGDTYVREPDGYFRYVARADDMIISAGYNIAGPEVEDALLRHPDVLEAAVVGRADEDRGQVAVAYAVLRAGARRDRRALQEFVRQELVPYKCPREIVFLDALPRTPTGKLQRFRLRELE